The Marinobacter halotolerans genome includes a window with the following:
- a CDS encoding CmpA/NrtA family ABC transporter substrate-binding protein produces the protein MVNPTPLHRHSGFHVKLGFVPLLDSAPLIVARELGLFDAEGLDVELVREESWASLRDKVSFGLVDGGHMLAPMPLSMSLAMDRPRVPVVVGMVLSRNGNGITLNNTIYNYLITSGTDLDDPIATAHALVALARSRREPIRLASVSPWSSHDLQLRDWLASAGPDAQSQVQIIPVSPVQMADAFRAEVVEGCCVGEPWNSLLEYEQLGRILHSGHQIWQNAPEKVLGMRSDWTEQHSTMHRHLIRALLAACQWLDNAHNHGLLREILARPEYLGERINALDSHPYSLFHPRLHQHFFQHSANFPWVSQGHWLASRLALRQQLGSVTGEMVREVYRPDLFREAAASMGIDTPVIDSKTEGRHQEPFTLSGRYGPVHVASDRLLGEQLHDWRVGAVD, from the coding sequence ATGGTAAACCCGACACCACTCCATCGGCACTCAGGCTTTCACGTGAAGCTCGGATTCGTGCCTCTACTGGACAGCGCCCCACTGATCGTTGCCCGCGAGCTGGGCCTTTTCGATGCGGAAGGCCTGGACGTGGAACTCGTGCGCGAGGAGTCCTGGGCATCGCTGCGGGACAAGGTGAGCTTCGGGCTGGTAGATGGCGGACATATGCTGGCTCCCATGCCCCTGAGCATGTCCCTGGCAATGGATCGTCCCCGGGTGCCGGTGGTTGTTGGCATGGTGCTGAGCCGCAATGGCAACGGTATTACCCTGAACAACACTATCTACAACTATCTGATCACCTCAGGGACTGATCTGGACGATCCCATTGCCACGGCCCATGCGCTGGTGGCGCTGGCCCGCTCCCGACGGGAACCCATACGCCTTGCTTCGGTATCGCCCTGGTCCAGCCACGACCTGCAACTGCGGGACTGGCTGGCGTCGGCGGGCCCGGATGCCCAGTCACAGGTACAGATTATTCCGGTGTCTCCGGTTCAGATGGCCGACGCCTTTCGAGCGGAAGTTGTCGAGGGCTGCTGCGTAGGTGAGCCCTGGAACAGCCTGCTGGAATACGAGCAGCTGGGGCGCATTCTCCATTCCGGACACCAGATATGGCAGAACGCCCCGGAAAAGGTCCTGGGCATGCGCTCGGACTGGACCGAACAACACAGCACCATGCATCGCCACCTGATCCGGGCCCTGTTAGCCGCCTGCCAGTGGTTGGACAATGCGCACAACCATGGCCTGCTGCGGGAAATTCTTGCCCGCCCCGAATACCTGGGTGAGCGCATTAACGCCCTGGACAGCCATCCCTACAGCCTGTTCCATCCGCGCCTGCATCAGCACTTTTTCCAGCATTCTGCCAATTTTCCCTGGGTTTCCCAGGGCCACTGGCTGGCATCCCGTCTGGCGCTACGTCAGCAACTAGGTTCGGTGACCGGCGAAATGGTCAGAGAAGTCTACCGTCCGGATCTGTTCCGGGAGGCCGCCGCCTCCATGGGCATTGATACACCGGTGATCGACAGCAAGACGGAAGGGCGGCATCAGGAACCCTTCACCCTGTCCGGTCGC
- a CDS encoding ANTAR domain-containing response regulator, translating to MSSQTPLRILLIDKDPERASQVCEALRHEGHDVIRQRPDATGLTAAVARDQPDMVIIDMDSPDRDTLENLSTLNTHAPRPIVFSANEPCDRATMQAAVKAGVSAYVIDGIQPERVRSIIDSAVVQFESFQALRAELEETRTALEDRKVIEKAKGLIMRHENCDEETAHRMLRSAAMEHSERLAVMAERVIAVTEGRNRNGEIQRAS from the coding sequence ATGAGTTCGCAAACCCCCCTTCGCATTCTGCTTATCGACAAGGATCCGGAACGGGCCAGTCAGGTGTGTGAAGCCCTCCGGCACGAAGGCCACGATGTCATCCGCCAACGTCCGGACGCCACCGGACTGACAGCCGCCGTCGCCAGGGATCAACCAGATATGGTCATTATCGACATGGACTCGCCCGACCGGGACACCCTGGAGAACCTGAGTACGCTGAACACCCACGCGCCGCGGCCTATCGTATTCTCAGCTAATGAACCCTGTGACCGGGCCACCATGCAGGCAGCCGTGAAGGCTGGCGTGAGTGCCTATGTCATTGATGGCATCCAGCCCGAGCGGGTCAGGTCCATCATTGATTCAGCCGTCGTGCAGTTCGAGTCTTTCCAGGCCCTACGGGCCGAACTGGAGGAAACCCGCACCGCCCTGGAAGATCGCAAGGTGATCGAGAAAGCCAAAGGTCTGATCATGCGCCACGAAAACTGCGACGAGGAAACCGCCCATCGCATGCTGCGCAGTGCCGCGATGGAACACAGTGAACGCCTGGCAGTTATGGCTGAGCGGGTGATTGCGGTCACCGAAGGCCGAAACCGCAACGGCGAGATCCAGAGAGCCTCATAA